One Malaclemys terrapin pileata isolate rMalTer1 chromosome 7, rMalTer1.hap1, whole genome shotgun sequence genomic region harbors:
- the FAM241B gene encoding protein FAM241B, with product MVRILANGDIVQDDDPRVRANAQHRENTSRQEFFNEVPNAGRAPPQQQAARPGGRSPFSELNQQLVNMGFPLWSLGNQVVEPVMSILLLFLLMMVGVRGLLLVGLIYVVSHLSQR from the exons ATGGTCCGGATTTTGGCCAACGGAGATATTGTACAGGATGATGACCCCCGGGTGAGAGCAAATGCTCAGCACAGGGAGAACACCTCCCGGCAG GAGTTTTTCAATGAGGTGCCTAATGCAGGCCGTGCTCCACCGCAGCAGCAGGCTGCCAGGCCGGGGGGGCGCTCTCCGTTTTCGGAACTGAACCAGCAGCTAGTGAACATGGGATTCCCCCTCTGGAGCCTCGGTAACCAGGTGGTGGAGCCGGTGATGTCCAtcctgctgcttttcctcctCATGATGGTGGGCGTGCGTGGCCTTCTGTTGGTGGGCCTTATCTACGTGGTCTCACACCTGAGCCAGCGGTGA